Proteins from a genomic interval of Phlebotomus papatasi isolate M1 chromosome 3, Ppap_2.1, whole genome shotgun sequence:
- the LOC129808036 gene encoding adventurous-gliding motility protein Z, whose product MKTTTACRGTCTYIFILCSLLLFCSPLKADDISNVEIKESIKTLMYSIQQIDVKLERHEQRERNIGEILKRAMVQLQKGQRLFEPMKGTFSRLDERVGQIESMLISREAAVTDQQNKLAEALDAVLKWMTDNANGHSRYIVGKGDVSEEDEDLGHKIDDLSDNIKGLRREIAELKSERQNADVNTKAFLEQTEKMLASKLSLSDEVMEKLEEKLVNFYVTSASTQSPSPSGTNRADWEGLVTEALADIRTRVYDMNPGTGTEPLNRQFVQDLSKETLEAIQDMKLEVLEASDKSFTKTATRIKETHDEIQSSVADVLKTLSEATTSAESFFEEFGKRQETLQADVAAFAKIEKMLLQTADSVLDTKRKVELGVHQIAQQVGEIVANSNGDLNDTLIKRFDALDETILDNHLGSLANLSSKIETEISQVWRQVGIMYQEISSSKAALDRLQQQTEAYVNGTVSTMDSMEGKVTLITSRMTEVDSNLNYLLGRLSLVTQEFNQIKLGLGDALDKIRSSFMTVQDKIKDVGPGPHQIPSEELEEGRLNYLSH is encoded by the exons ATGAAGACAACAACAGCCTGTAGAGGAACTTGCACAT ATATCTTCATTCTGTGTTCTCTTCTGTTATTCTGCTCACCATTAAAAGCCGATGATATTTC AAATGTGGAAATCAAGGAATCAATCAAAACGCTCATGTACTCAATCCAGCAGATTGACGTTAAGCTGGAGCGTCATGAGCAGCGAGAAAGGAACATCGGTGAGATTCTGAAGAGGGCCATGGTTCAGTTGCAGAAGGGTCAGCGTCTGTTTGAGCCGATGAAGGGAACTTTCTCGAGGCTGGATGAACGTGTTGGACAGATTGAATCAATGCTGATCAGCAGGGAAGCTGCAGTGACGGATCAGCAGAATAAATTGGCAGAAGCTCTGGATGCTGTCCTGAAATGGATGACAGACAATGCTAACGGTCATTCACGGTACATCGTAGGCAAAGGGGATGTTTCCGAAGAGGATGAAGATTTAGGGCACAAGATTGATGATCTCTCGGACAATATTAAG GGTCTCCGAAGAGAAATTGCTGAGCTAAAGAGTGAACGCCAGAATGCCGATGTGAACACAAAAGCTTTCCTTGAGCAGACTGAGAAGATGCTGGCTTCTAAGCTCAGCCTTTCAGATGAAGTTATGGAAAAGTTGGAGGAGAAATTGGTTAACTTCTACGTGACTTCTGCTTCAACGCAGAGTCCATCACCTTCAGGCACCAATCGTGCTGACTGGGAAGGTCTGGTGACTGAGGCCCTAGCGGACATTCGCACGAGGGTGTATGATATGAATCCTGGTACTGGAACAGAGCCTCTGAATCGCCAATTTGTCCAGGATCTCTCCAAGGAGACACTCGAGGCTATTCAGGATATGAAATTGGAAGTTCTCGAAGCTTCAGACAAGAGCTTCACAAAGACAGCTACTCGCATCAAGGAGACTCACGATGAGATTCAATCTTCTGTGGCGGATGTCCTCAAGACTCTGTCGGAAGCAACAACTTCAGCTGAATCCTTCTTTGAGGAATTTGGAAAGCGCCAGGAAACTCTTCAGGCAGATGTGGCAGCTTTTGCCAAGATTGAGAAAATGCTGTTGCAGACAGCTGACAGTGTGTTGGATACGAAGAGGAAAGTGGAGCTGGGAGTTCATCAGATTGCTCAGCAAGTTGGTGAAATTGTGGCGAATTCCAATGGAGATCTCAATGATACCCTAATAAAGAG ATTTGATGCTCTGGATGAGACAATTCTGGACAATCATTTGGGATCTTTGGCGAATCTCAGCTCGAAAATTGAGACAGAAATTTCCCAG gtTTGGCGCCAAGTGGGAATTATGTATCAGGAGATATCCTCTAGTAAGGCTGCTTTGGACCGTCTGCAGCAGCAAACGGAAGCTTATGTGAACGGAACAGTGTCAACGATGGATAGCATGGAGGGCAAAGTGACTCTAATTACGAGTCGAATGACTGAAGTGGATTCGAATCTCAATTATCTGCTCGGTAGATTGTCTCTGGTCACGCAGGAATTCAATCAAATCAAATTGGGACTCGGAGATGCCCTGGATAAGATCCGGAGCAGCTTTATGACGGTTCAGGATAAAATTAAAG ATGTTGGGCCAGGACCTCATCAAATTCCATCGGAGGAATTGGAAGAGGGCCGACTGAATTATTTGTCCCATTGA